The sequence below is a genomic window from Bacteroidales bacterium.
ACATTACGTGAGAGTATAGGAGTTAGAAGAACAAAATAAATCTTATAATTTTAACAGTTCTGAAGATTCTAATTCATATGATATTTGGAAATATTTTAATGACAATATCCCAAATCTAAAATCAGTTATAATTAATGCTGCCGCCAATGCAAAAAGTAAAATTATTGGCGATATTAACCGACTGTGATGATTAACAAAAATAAAATAATCATTAACCAACATTAATAAGAAAATATGAAAAGTAATGTTACAATGACTCTTGCATTAGTGAACGGGATTGGAAATGTATTAACAGTAATTTCAATTCTTTGTTTCGTAATTTTCTTAATCCTCTGCTTTGTTTCGGGTTCTAGATTGGAGAAAGAATTATTTAATATAGTAGTATTGGTATTGTTGCTTTCTGGTTAATTGCACGAATTTGTAAAATAGTAATTCACAGTTCAGAAGGTTGATCTCTTCGCACAATTGAACTATCGAAACGAAATCAAAAAAAGCTACAACATGAATTCCTAAGGGCTGAATCTGAATGAGTGATATTTTCAATCCTATAATCCATTTTAGGAAAAAGTGTTAGTTCCTAGCCATCTCCATCGAAACAAAACATCCTTTCAACTTGTTGTAAACAATACTTTTTTTCCCTCATTTTGTACAGAGCTAATCTTGTTGGCTTCATTTGAATGTTCTGGTATTAAAGGACAAATCAGCATACATGACCACCGAATCATATAAAATCGCAGCACAAATCATGAAACCTCAGAAAGAACTTTCAGCAACAGAGCGTACTCAACTGCTCAATACATTAAAAGTCCGCTTTGCCAAAAACATGAAACGCCATACAGGGTTTGAATGGGACAAAGTAATAACGAGGCTGGAATCCCATGAAGACAAATTATGGTCGCTTTACCAAATGGAAATGACTGGGGGAGAGCCTGATGTTGTTGGGTTTGATGCAGCCACCGGGGAATTTGTATTTTATGATTGTGCCGTGGAAAGTCCGAAAGGCCGGCGGTCTCTTTGTTATGATTATGAAGCATTAGAATCGAGGAAGGAGTTCAAGCCAGAGGATTCTGCAATGGAAATGGCTGCAGCTATGGGTATTGAGTTATTAACGGAAGAGCAATACAGGTACCTTCAGCAACTGGGTAATTTCGATATGAAAACATCCAGTTGGGTCAAGACAACCGATGGAGTTCGTGAACTTGGGGGTGCTTTCTTTTGTGATTACCGCTACGGACAAGTATTCCTGTATCACAATGGGGCCTCGTCCTATTACGCTGCCAGGGGATTTCGTGGCATGCTGAAGGTGTAAAGCCGATGCTAAAACGAATTTGTTGAGAAATTACTTCAATTCATCAAACCAGAGTATCGTACTGATCCCCCATGGTATGAGCCCGCTATCATGTGTAGCCGCCGGAATGGGGATGAGTGTTACCTTTGAGGGACTCACACCAAGATCCACAAACTGGTTATAAATGATATCCGATTGTTCAGGTGGCACATTTTTATCAGCAGTTCCATGGTAAAAACGGATTGTAGCAGCCGGATTCCAGGCTTGCAGACTATTGTTAGTCATACTGGCCCTTAAGGAAGCAAACTCAGAGGAGGTCGCGAGTTCCAGCCGCAGGGCATCGGTAACAAGGCTGGCAATGGTATCTGTGAGTTGCTCATTAACCTCTGAGTTGGTATAA
It includes:
- a CDS encoding DUF4256 domain-containing protein; its protein translation is MKPQKELSATERTQLLNTLKVRFAKNMKRHTGFEWDKVITRLESHEDKLWSLYQMEMTGGEPDVVGFDAATGEFVFYDCAVESPKGRRSLCYDYEALESRKEFKPEDSAMEMAAAMGIELLTEEQYRYLQQLGNFDMKTSSWVKTTDGVRELGGAFFCDYRYGQVFLYHNGASSYYAARGFRGMLKV